A window of the Canis lupus baileyi chromosome 1, mCanLup2.hap1, whole genome shotgun sequence genome harbors these coding sequences:
- the C1H6orf118 gene encoding uncharacterized protein C6orf118 homolog isoform X2, which translates to MAGGSAPEFYLKWKHCEVQGVRTLCNLTKLLNKVQKDHRDDIYLYTSGHLNPNKLYRPPETILNHWPNASRPKGEKIFKVEKPCDKKIAKMKDALAYFTINTALTPKDAQATPLFRYLNPLEHISHTSEEDLTPRKPPRKEASPELRRREELRLPEMKVLKYRTVESSRQCVMSPQHKDEYQYISSYLAGITKADKYKKFLCFQKEVLAKQDLMKNDFTGSKAATCHEKKLEQELQKVCVCDPQQFNRLHVFREVFEDICNSSLIFGDILKEIKDEYELYMAILLQSTSPSQYKTLLANAKGLERRSVKTADVNQAREELRAIVTATKEALEHNDKLRSELEMEHTLLQTAKEKSESYKKDVMDEDCLTLIEKVEKKRCEILSKWDEIQALEREIKTTLIHTEISHIAENRNKSMETEAIKLETENRILKTKIHVIESHVKQSIEKSKLSEEEQQKLWNFIKEFINVKETNNTSQVTGK; encoded by the exons TTTACCTGAAATGGAAGCACTGTGAGGTGCAAGGCGTTAGGACTTTATGCAATCTAACAAAACTTTTGAACAAAGTTCAGAAAGATCACAGAGATGACATCTATCTCTACACCTCTGGGCACTTGAATCCCAATAAGCTCTACAGGCCTCCTGAGACAATCCTGAATCACTGGCCCAATGCCAGTAgaccaaaaggggaaaaaatcttcaAAGTAGAAAAACCATGTGATAAGAAGATTGCAAAGATGAAAGATGCTTTGGCTTATTTTACCATCAATACAGCTCTGACTCCAAAAGATGCCCAGGCTACACCACTATTCAGGTATTTGAACCCCCTGGAGCATATTTCCCACACTTCAGAAGAGGACTTGACCCCAAGAAAGCCTCCAAGAAAAGAGGCTTCTCCAGAACTGCGGAGAAGAGAAGAGCTGAGATTGCCAGAGATGAAAGTTCTCAAGTACAGAACAGTAGAGTCCAGCCGTCAGTGTGTGATGTCTCCCCAACACAAGGATGAATACCAGTATATCAGCTCCTACTTAGCTGGCATAACGAAAGCAGACAAGTATAAGAAGTTCCTGTGTTTCCAAAAGGAAGTTCTTGCAAAGCAAGATCTCATGAAGAATGATTTCACTGGGAGCAAGGCCGCAACATGCCATGAAAAAAAGTTGGAACAG GAGCTCCAGAAAGTGTGTGTATGCGACCCTCAGCAATTCAACAGACTGCACGTCTTCAGAGAAGTCTTTGAAGACATTTGCAATAGTTCTTTGATATTTGGTGATatcttgaaagaaattaag GATGAATATGAACTCTACATGGCGATACTTCTGCAGTCCACATCCCCATCACAGTATAAG ACTTTGCTAGCTAATGCCAAGGGGCTGGAGAGGAGGTCCGTGAAGACAGCAGATGTCAACCAGGCCAGGGAGGAGCTGAGGGCGATTGTGACAGCCACCAAAGAAGCCCTGGAGCATAATGACAA ACTCAGAAGTGAACTAGAGATGGAGCACACATTGTTGCAAACTGCTAAGGAAAAGTCAG aatcaTATAAGAAAGATGTAATGGATGAGGATTGCCTTACTCTTATTGAGAAGGTTGAAAAGAAGAGGTGTGAAATACTTAGTAAATGGGATGAAATTCAAGCtcttgaaagagaaattaaaacaactttGATTCATACTGAAATTTCACATATTGctgaaaataggaataaaagcATGGAG ACTGAAGCTATAAAattggaaacagaaaatagaattttaaagacGAAAATACAT GTTATTGAAAGCCATGTGAAACAGAGCATAGAGAAGAGTAAGTTGAGTGAGGAAGAGCAGCA GAAACTTTGGAATTtcattaaagaatttataaacgtaaaggaaacaaacaatacCTCTCAAGTGACTGGAAAATGA